Proteins found in one Gigantopelta aegis isolate Gae_Host chromosome 12, Gae_host_genome, whole genome shotgun sequence genomic segment:
- the LOC121386673 gene encoding vang-like protein 2 produces MSTMDGAESVRSGRSDRSERSHRSHASNHNRHHTRQPGSRPPSHRGRSGERYDRGRDCDERSVTIKTPGPMSGDEEEERIEVQVIPQDDNWGDNTTAITGNTSETGFSMEDMHKFSKDLDDNTGFGCARYVGTALAALLSIFGFLSPIAMLVLPKIGIVDWNVVEVAGVKVTNEALMECKPECEGLLISFSFKLLILFMGTFALFFRRPKATMPRVFIFRAVVLFLVFVLTFAFWLFYGVRIFKDRKATYYGIVQFSVSLIDGLLFIHYLAIVLLEIRQLQPQFVLNVVRSPDGESRCYNIGIYSIQRAAVWVLEQYYKDFPVYNPYLENATRRTTKLTGYKVYDVDGGTNNVTQQGRSRAVFAAAARRRDASHNDRFYEEQEYERRVRKRRARLVVAAEEAFTHIKRMHDEHGAAIPMDPQEAAQAVFPSMARALQKYLRITRQQPRYKIESVLSHLANCIAHDMSPQSFIQRYLTQGAVILNDKDYSSVARWVLVCDQLLTREIEHGWFFQLRHGDVSLMCTVRRIPHFSLTEEVIDPKNNKFVLRLNSETSV; encoded by the exons ATGAGCACCATGGATGGCGCCGAATCTGTCCGTTCTGGTCGCAGTGATCGCTCGGAACGATCCCACCGTAGCCACGCCAGCAATCACAATCGTCATCACACCCGGCAGCCAGGGTCGCGACCTCCGAGTCACAGAGGTCGCAGTGGAGAGCGGTATGACCGGGGGAGGGACTGTGACGAGCGGTCGGTGACAATCAAAACACCTGGGCCAATGTCCGGGGACGAGGAGGAGGAACGCATAGAAGTTCAG GTGATCCCGCAGGATGACAACTGGGGCGACAACACGACGGCGATCACCGGTAACACCAGCGAGACAGGCTTCTCCATGGAGGACATGCACAAGTTCTCTAAAGACCTCGACGACAACACCGGCTTCGGCTGCGCGCGCTACGTTGGGACTGCACTCGCCGCCCTCCTCAGCATCTTCGGCTTCCTCTCGCCAATCGCCATGTTGGTGTTACCCAAAATCGGAATCGTCGACTGGAACGTCGTCGAGGTTGCGGGGGTCAAGGTCACGAACGAGGCACTCATGGAGTGCAAGCCGGAGTGCGAGGGCCTCCTGATCAGCTTTTCGTTTAAACTGTTGATTCTCTTCATGGGAACGTTCGCGCTGTTTTTCCGACGCCCGAAAGCGACCATGCCGCGGGTGTTCATCTTCCGAGCAGTCGTTCTCTTTCTCGTGTTTGTGTTGACCTTTGCCTTCTGGCTGTTCTACGGTGTGAGAATATTCAAAGACCGTAAAGCTACGTATTACGGGATTGTACAGTTTTCTGTTTCTCTCATCGATGGGCTGCTGTTCATACACTATCTCGCGATCGTTCTGTTGGAAATCCGACAGCTACAGCCGCAGTTCGTTCTCAATGTGGTGCGGTCGCCGGACGGTGAAAGTCGCTGCTACAACATCGGCATATACAGCATACAACGAGCGGCCGTGTGGGTCTTGGAACAGTATTACAAAGACTTCCCCGTTTATAATCCGTACTTGGAAAATGCGACGCGACGCACAACCAAATTGACTGGGTACAAGGTGTACGACGTCGACGGAGGTACGAATAACGTGACGCAGCAGGGCCGGTCACGTGCGGTGTTTGCGGCTGCTGCACGTCGCCGTGACGCCAGCCATAATGACAGGTTTTATGAGGAGCAGGAGTACGAGAGGCGGGTCCGGAAACGCAGAGCCCGATTGGTTGTCGCCGCGGAGGAGGCGTTCACGCATATCAAGCGGATGCATGATGAACATG GAGCCGCTATTCCGATGGACCCACAGGAAGCAGCCCAAGCCGTGTTTCCCTCCATGGCCCGGGCACTCCAGAAGTATCTGCGGATCACGCGCCAGCAGCCGCGCTACAAGATCGAGTCAGTGCTGTCTCACCTGGCGAACTGCATCGCCCACGACATGAGTCCACAGTCATTCATCCAGAGATACCTGACGCAGGGCGCCGTCATCCTCAATGACAAGGACTACAGCTCCGTGGCGCGCTGGGTGCTCGTGTGTGACCAGCTGCTCACACGCGAGATCGAGCACGGCTGGTTTTTCCAGCTGCGTCACGGCGACGTGTCGTTAATGTGTACTGTGCGTCGTATTCCACATTTCAGTCTGACAGAGGAGGTGATTGATCCAAAGaataataagtttgttttacgACTCAATTCCGAAACGTCGGTTTAG